A stretch of DNA from Candidatus Schekmanbacteria bacterium:
GCACATAATAAGGTTAATTTCGTCAAAAAAGGAGATCTTATTACAACAAATACACCAATAGCATTATCCGGAAAAACAGGGAGGGCTACGGGGCCTCATCTACATTTCGAGCTTCGAGCCGACAATAAACCTCAAAACCCTGAAAAATATTTAAAAATTTAGTTAATAATTTATTTATTCTTCCGATAAGAGTACAAACTTTTATCTGGAAGGAGAGAAAATATGAAAGTTGATGAAAAGAACAACATAATAAGCAAAATTTCAAACATTAAGACAGAACAAAAAGCGATAAAGAATGTTTCTCAAAAACCTAAAGACAATGATTCTGACGATATTAAGGTCAAAATCTCTTCACAGGGAGTCAAACTGTCTGAATATGTAAAAAAAATCAAAGAAATTGAAGGCAATAGAGCTGAAAAAATTCAAAATTTAAAAAAGAGCATAGAAGAAGGTACCTATAAAGTAGATGCAGAAAAAATCGCTGATAAAATTATCAAAGACTATTTACA
This window harbors:
- the flgM gene encoding flagellar biosynthesis anti-sigma factor FlgM; the protein is MKVDEKNNIISKISNIKTEQKAIKNVSQKPKDNDSDDIKVKISSQGVKLSEYVKKIKEIEGNRAEKIQNLKKSIEEGTYKVDAEKIADKIIKDYLQEIADE